The genomic DNA CAAGGACACGCTCTGGATCAACCAGCTCAAGGTTGAAATCAAGTTCGACACGCTTGTCACAGTCCCTTTGACCCTAAAGGATACCATCAGACTTGCACCAGGCGACAATGACTTGCACTTCAACGCAGCGTTCCCTCTGGATGCCAACGTCTTTAAGATTAACGAAATCAAGTACTACGGCATTGCTGGCTTTATCGACGTTTCCCTCACCGAAGGCGGAAAGCCGGTCTCTCAGGACTTCGAAATCAAGAGAGACGTGAAGCCAGAAGATGTCGAAAAACTCCAGAACCTCGTTCGCGACAGATTGTTTGATCTTCTCGTGAACAAATGGCTCGGAAAAATAATTAAATAATAACACATGAAAAAACGTACCTTTGTTCCGGAGAATTTGAATCCGGATGATGAAAAAGAAATCTCTAGACTATATCGCGCTCTTTTGCAGCGCGATATTCCTGTAAACGTAGAAGAGCTCCGTCAATGGGTTTTAGATTGGAGCGAACTGGAATCGGTTCTTGGCGAAGTGAGCTGTAGGCGCTATGTCGCCATGACTTGCGATACCCGCGACGAAAAAGCCGCCAAGGCTTATTCAGATTTTGTCGAAAACATTCAACCGCTTATGATTGAATACGACGACAAGCTGAATAGGAAGCTGATGGCGCACCCATCCAAGGACGCACTCAAGGGCGAATTCGGTGAATGGCTCAAGGGCGTGCAAGTTTCTTTGGACTTGTTCTCCCCCGATAACATTCCGCTTGAAACCGAAGAGAACAAGGCTATTCAGGCGTACCAGAAAATCACCGGTGGCATGAGCGTCGAGTTCGACGGCGAGGTCAAGACCATGCAGCAGCTTGCCGCCTACATGGAAAAGACCGACCGCAATCTTCGCGAACGCGCCTGGCGGGCTATGTGGGAACGCCGTCTCCAGGACAAAGATGCGTTAGATAAATCTTACGATAAGTTGTTCGAAATTCGCAAGCAGATTGCCAAGAACGCAAACTGCAAGGATTTCATCGACTACATCTTCCTTGCAAAACATCGTTTCGACTACACTCCTGCCGACTGCGAAGCTTTCCACGAAAGCATCGAAAAGCTCGTGCTCCCGTTGCAGAAGGAAATGTACAAGCGCCGCGCCAAGAAGATGGGACTCGAACGTTTGCGCCCGTGGGATTTGGATGTCGACCCGCTGAACAGGCCGCCACTCAAGCCGTACCAGAGCGGTGACGAGCTGATTGAAAAGGTTGATTCCATTTTTGAAAGCATCCATTCGCAGGCCGGCAAGTGGGCCCGTGAAATGCAGGCAAAAAAACTTATCGATCCGGATTCGAGGCTCGGCAAGGCTCCAGGCGGTTACCAGATTGGTTTTGACGAAAGCCGCCTCCCCTTCATTTTCATGAACTCCGCGAATACGGACCGCGACATTTACACGCTGTTGCACGAATCCGGCCATTCGTTCCATCAGTTTGCGCTTGCAAACCAGCCGATTTTCGCCTACCGCGATGTTCCTGCTGAATTTGCCGAAGTCGCAAGCATGAGCATGGAACTCATCGGCATGTCGAACCTGAAGCCGTTCTACGGTGACAATCACGAAGCGATTGTCCGCAGCACCGAAGGCGAACTCGCCGACGTGATTTGGCTGTTCCCGTGGGTCGCAAGCATCGACAGTTTCCAGCATCGTCTGTACAACTTCCCGACTCATACCGCCGAAGATCGCAGCGATATCTGGAGCGAAATCATGGACCGCTACGATGCCGGTGTGGATTACTCTGGACTTGAAGCTGTTCGCCGTAACCTGTGGCAAAAGCAACTTCATTTGTTCGAATGCCCGTTCTATTATATAGAATATGGCATCGCACAGATAGGAGCATTGCAGGTCTGGGCTAACTTCAAAAAGGATCCGCAAAAGGCAATCGACGACTTGTTCAAGGCAGAAAGTCTTGGCAGCAGCCGTCCGATTCCAGAACTATTTGCCACAGCAAACATCAAGTTCGATTTCACGCCGAAAACGCTGGAACCCTTGATGCAAGTTGTATGGGATGAACTCAGTAGGCTATAGGTCTTAGGTTACAGGTTGTAGGACTAAAATCGCGGCTTCGCCGCCAAGCCAACTGTCAAGCCCGCCATAGTGCGGGCATCTCCTTTTTTAGCTCTTAATTACATTTTTTTTGATAAATTTCAAAAAAAATGAAAAAAATGCGCCGTAGGACTTGACAAACGAAAAAATAAAAGTTATTATTGGCGCACCTCCCCAGTGGAGGTCATCCTAACGGAGGGATGGCCGAGTGGTTGAAGGCGCACGCTTGGAAAGCGTGTTTACCTTACGGTAACGAGGGTTCGAATCCCTCTCCCTCTTCTAAAAATTTTTCGAGGTACCTAATGGCTGAATCTCAAAGAGTTTATCTTGATGATATCTATGCTAGTGAAGAATGTCAGGGTTCGGTTTTCCGTGCTGTTGTCATGATGGCTCACGAAGCCCGCTTCATTAACAATCAGGCCAAACAGGGTTACATTCAGCTCACTCAAAAGCCGACAACTATTGCCATGAACCGCTTTAAGGAACATAAGCTTACGATGGTTGAAAAAGGCGTTAACGATGTGACTGAAGAAGCGGTAAAGGCTTCCGCCGCAGAAGTTGCTCCGAGCGCAGAAGCAGTTGCAGAAGCAAGCGATGCAGCAGCAGACGCTTTCTAATCTTCGAAAAATAAGAAGTTCAAAAAAGACCGCATTTAGCGGTCTTTTTTATATTCTACACATTCGTCATTTGTGCTAAAGCATCATTGAGCAAATTACCACCATCATACTATGATGGTGAATGGCAGCGAAGTATTCTGTAGCTACAGCTTGGACTAGATTTGACGGGACTATTTAATTGTTTTTCAACAGTCTTGACGTTACGCTGTGACGGATTTTGCTTGCAGCACGCCCAAGAGCGTCAAACAATCGCTCAGGCATTGATTCTTCCAATTTCTTGTTTGGAATTCTGCGTTTTGAAATGGCTACCGGCTTAACTGTAGTATCGGCTCGCTGTTCTTCAATCTTCCAGATGAAATCATCGGAGCGCGATGGCATGGGGTTCTGCACGACATTTTTACCGACCGCCTGCAAATAAAGCCCACTCTTGTAATTCTTGAGAAGGAAAGCATTTGGAGTGTTCACTCCGGCATCTTCGAGCTGGTATTTTTGGTGCGCACCGCCATTGTAACCATAAGTCGAAGCTGTTACACCAGCCGCGGTTGATTCATTCGGAATATCGACCACGCGGTTCCCGAGCTGGAAGCGGTACGTAACAGGCTTATCGCCCATCGAATAAATCTTCACAAATGTCGCTGTATCGGCGCAGTCCATAAGATCAAGCGTGTTCGAACGAGTTATTCCCATACATTTTCCTTCAGAAAGGGACTTTATCCTCCCCTGCTTGAAGAATGCTTCCTTGAAAATGTCCTGGTACATCGCGTTCACGATTTTCACGTGATTGATCAAGTCCTGTTCGGAATGGACTTCGCTCTTGTAATTGATGCCGTATGGCCAAAAATGCTGGCTATCGCCTTTGAGCACGGCATCCGGACCATCAATTTCCTTGATGAGCGCCTGGGCTTTTTCGCCCTTGAATACGCCCCCGTCCATCATCGCCTTGTACTCCGAAGTCGTCCCCATGCCCATGGTATGCGCCATTTCGTGCATGGCAGTGCCCACGTACATGTAATTGCGATCCTTGCCAAAACGCAAGTCACCATTGCTGCTCGCCTCAGCTGTCGGAACGCCCGAACTGTAGTAAACCTCGATATGCTTTGAAAGGTCGGAATACTTGTTGTACAGGTAAACCGCCGAATCCATCGCCGCCGTAATATGTTCGTAGGCGTCGAGTTCGTCCTGAGTCGGATTTGCGGATTTGTTCAAATGGTATTCAACGTTGCCAGCAAAAGCACTTGATAAAGGAAGAAGGAAGGTAAAGAATCCAACAAGGCTTGATCTTTTAAAATTTTTTTTCATAAAAATCCTTCCCTATACACTTACTCAATTTACACTATTCCATATATATACGCAAGTAAAAAAAGTTTTTGAGGCATTGCAAGAACTTTTTAATAAACCAAAATGTAATTTTAGCGCTGATTATCAATCATAGGAGAAGCCCCAATGAAGGCTAAAATAATCGCATGTTGTTCTGTTATTGCTCTCGTGGCCCTTACCGGCTGCTCGAGTAGCCAAAACGCCGTAAACCGCACCCTAGGCCAAGCCGAAGCCACTCGTTCTCTAGCATCGAACAATCTTGATGCAAAGATTACGTCTAATGCATACTCCAAGTGGGTCAAAGCAAAAGCCCTGAAAGACGACGGAAACGAAGAAGAAGCCCAAGTTTTAGCAGAACAGAGTGAACTGGATATGCGTCTCGCTATAGCCAAGTCCGAATACGAATCTGCAAAGAACGAAGACAAGAAGCTCGAAGAAGCACTCCGCGCGGATGAAGAACGCAAGGTCTTGTACCAGAGCATTCTCAATAAGGAAACCAGCAAGTAAGGAGCCGCAAAATGAAGACGATTAAGATTTTGACACTCGGCGCCCTCGCCGCTTCCATGAGTTTCGCCGCGGAAAACGCAGGAGTCACTCCAGTCGACCAGTGCAGACTTGCACTCGACAACGCAAAGACAACACTCCCCACCAACGCCAATGCGGCCAAGCTTACCCTTGCCGAAGGCTACGGTACCTTGAGCGCACTCGAAACAATTTATGCCGACGATGACGAATCCAAGTTGATTCCGACTATTTTGGAGAACTGCCAAAAGTACGCTGAACTTGCAAAACTGCTGGGCGAAACCCAGGCTGTACGCAACAATATCGCCGAAAACTGGGAAAAACGAGCCGCCACAAACCGCACTATTGAAGCCATCCAGGAACAGATTGGTGAAGCTCGCAGCGGCAAGGTCTCTGACCTCGAAGCCGAAAAGCAGGCCATCAAGGCCCAGAAGGACAAGCTCGAAGCCAGCAAGAACGAAGCTATGGACAAGCTAAACGCGCTCCAGTCCCAGATGATTCAGGTCACCAAGGACGCCCGCGGTATCATCCTTTCGATGTCCGATATCTTGTTTGACGTGGGTCGCGCCACCTTGAAGACCGACCTCATGACAAGCCTTGCTAAGATTGCCGGTATCCTCTCTGTTTACCAGCAGTTTGACGTGTCCATTGAAGGCAACACAGACAACACCGGTTCTGAAGAATTTAACATGACGCTTTCTCAGCAGCGTGCTGAAAATGTGATGAAATTCCTCGTGGAACAGGGTATCGCAGAAACCCGCCTCACCGCTAAGGGCCTTGGCATGACTATGCCGATTGCGGACAACTCCACCAAGGAAGGTCGCCAGAAGAACCGTCGCGTGGACCTCGTTATCACGGACCGTACGCAGAAGGTGAAGTAGTTCAAGATTAAGAACTATTTTTGTTGTCATCCCCGCCTTGTGCGGGGATCTCCTTTTATATACGAGAAGGAGGAGCCCGATTAAATCGGGCATGACAAATGATCTAAAATTCATCAACTTTTTGATAGAAATGCCTTTTAATCGAGCCTATTTTTTCTAAATTAAGGCACGTAACTTTTAAACCGGCGGCGCAAGTCGCCAATCAAAACAAGAGGTAAAACAAATGGCAGTTTCTTACAAGGAACTCGGCTTGGTTAACACCAAGGAAATGTTTGCTAAGGCAGTTAAGGGTGGCTATGCTATCCCGGCTTTCAACTTCAACACCATGGAACAGATGCAGGCCATCGTGCAGGCCGCCGTTGAAACCAAGTCTCCGGTG from Fibrobacter sp. UBA4297 includes the following:
- a CDS encoding OmpA family protein; this encodes MKTIKILTLGALAASMSFAAENAGVTPVDQCRLALDNAKTTLPTNANAAKLTLAEGYGTLSALETIYADDDESKLIPTILENCQKYAELAKLLGETQAVRNNIAENWEKRAATNRTIEAIQEQIGEARSGKVSDLEAEKQAIKAQKDKLEASKNEAMDKLNALQSQMIQVTKDARGIILSMSDILFDVGRATLKTDLMTSLAKIAGILSVYQQFDVSIEGNTDNTGSEEFNMTLSQQRAENVMKFLVEQGIAETRLTAKGLGMTMPIADNSTKEGRQKNRRVDLVITDRTQKVK
- a CDS encoding RICIN domain-containing protein, with translation MKKNFKRSSLVGFFTFLLPLSSAFAGNVEYHLNKSANPTQDELDAYEHITAAMDSAVYLYNKYSDLSKHIEVYYSSGVPTAEASSNGDLRFGKDRNYMYVGTAMHEMAHTMGMGTTSEYKAMMDGGVFKGEKAQALIKEIDGPDAVLKGDSQHFWPYGINYKSEVHSEQDLINHVKIVNAMYQDIFKEAFFKQGRIKSLSEGKCMGITRSNTLDLMDCADTATFVKIYSMGDKPVTYRFQLGNRVVDIPNESTAAGVTASTYGYNGGAHQKYQLEDAGVNTPNAFLLKNYKSGLYLQAVGKNVVQNPMPSRSDDFIWKIEEQRADTTVKPVAISKRRIPNKKLEESMPERLFDALGRAASKIRHSVTSRLLKNN
- a CDS encoding M3 family oligoendopeptidase, with product MKKRTFVPENLNPDDEKEISRLYRALLQRDIPVNVEELRQWVLDWSELESVLGEVSCRRYVAMTCDTRDEKAAKAYSDFVENIQPLMIEYDDKLNRKLMAHPSKDALKGEFGEWLKGVQVSLDLFSPDNIPLETEENKAIQAYQKITGGMSVEFDGEVKTMQQLAAYMEKTDRNLRERAWRAMWERRLQDKDALDKSYDKLFEIRKQIAKNANCKDFIDYIFLAKHRFDYTPADCEAFHESIEKLVLPLQKEMYKRRAKKMGLERLRPWDLDVDPLNRPPLKPYQSGDELIEKVDSIFESIHSQAGKWAREMQAKKLIDPDSRLGKAPGGYQIGFDESRLPFIFMNSANTDRDIYTLLHESGHSFHQFALANQPIFAYRDVPAEFAEVASMSMELIGMSNLKPFYGDNHEAIVRSTEGELADVIWLFPWVASIDSFQHRLYNFPTHTAEDRSDIWSEIMDRYDAGVDYSGLEAVRRNLWQKQLHLFECPFYYIEYGIAQIGALQVWANFKKDPQKAIDDLFKAESLGSSRPIPELFATANIKFDFTPKTLEPLMQVVWDELSRL